In the Streptomyces sp. f51 genome, one interval contains:
- a CDS encoding HD domain-containing protein, which yields MALLLAVLALSTTLWDGLEERGTALAFGLLMTVGELARWNGAEERESAPLGAAGALAYALLGENAGHRTGHGVLQVVAVVVAAALTGCVPHVARGHAPTLDHLARRVLTVAFAAVCFQPLYEQGRLLGWGGPAQALLLVALLVLTTLWDAVLAAATAHARTRWPFGPLLRDELRATLGIGSAVCATGVVMALAVAVVGLWALPVFSLPLLLTQLSFRRYAAVRVTYRQTIASLARATEIAGYTPAGHARRVAALSRAVGRELGLSEPDLTVLEYAALMHDIGQLSLVDPVEAGATAVLPAAEQRRIALLGGAVVRQTGVEAAVAVVVERQADPYRDQPVTARIVRTVNAYEEMAREAGPTGPLTALERLRLATARDYQPEVVESLARVLSRAGLTLPRAG from the coding sequence CTGGCCCTGCTCCTCGCGGTCCTCGCCCTCAGCACCACGCTCTGGGACGGACTGGAGGAACGCGGCACGGCGCTGGCCTTCGGCCTGCTCATGACCGTCGGCGAGCTCGCCCGGTGGAACGGCGCCGAGGAACGGGAGTCCGCGCCCCTCGGCGCCGCCGGAGCCCTCGCCTACGCGCTGCTCGGCGAGAACGCCGGGCACCGCACCGGCCACGGCGTCCTCCAGGTCGTCGCCGTCGTCGTGGCGGCGGCGCTGACCGGCTGCGTCCCGCACGTGGCACGGGGACACGCGCCGACCCTCGACCACCTCGCCCGCCGCGTCCTGACCGTCGCCTTCGCCGCCGTCTGCTTCCAACCCCTCTACGAACAGGGCCGGTTGCTGGGATGGGGTGGTCCCGCACAGGCGCTGCTGCTGGTCGCCCTGCTGGTCCTCACCACGCTGTGGGACGCGGTGCTCGCGGCGGCGACGGCCCACGCGCGGACCCGGTGGCCGTTCGGCCCGCTGCTGCGCGACGAACTGCGGGCCACCCTCGGGATCGGCTCCGCCGTGTGCGCGACCGGGGTGGTGATGGCCCTCGCGGTCGCGGTGGTCGGCCTGTGGGCCCTGCCCGTCTTCTCGCTGCCGCTGCTGCTCACCCAGCTGTCCTTCCGGCGTTACGCGGCCGTGCGGGTCACCTACCGCCAGACGATCGCCTCCCTCGCGCGCGCGACCGAGATCGCGGGGTACACGCCGGCCGGGCACGCCCGGCGGGTGGCCGCGCTGAGCCGGGCCGTGGGCCGGGAGCTGGGCCTGTCCGAGCCCGACCTCACGGTCCTGGAGTACGCGGCGCTGATGCACGACATCGGGCAGCTCAGCCTGGTCGACCCCGTGGAGGCGGGCGCCACCGCCGTGCTCCCGGCGGCCGAGCAGCGGCGGATCGCGCTGCTCGGCGGCGCCGTCGTGCGGCAGACCGGGGTGGAGGCCGCGGTCGCCGTCGTGGTGGAGCGGCAGGCGGACCCGTACCGTGACCAGCCCGTCACCGCGCGCATCGTGCGGACGGTGAACGCGTACGAGGAGATGGCGAGGGAAGCGGGACCCACGGGGCCGCTGACCGCGCTGGAGAGACTGCGTCTCGCGACCGCCCGCGACTACCAGCCGGAGGTCGTGGAGTCACTGGCCCGGGTCCTGTCCCGAGCCGGTCTGACCCTGCCCCGGGCTGGGTAA
- the def gene encoding peptide deformylase — protein MAQQETDQQHVGVLPVDDDGFVIDTEDAEERETAYRERGTSRPITVVGNPVLHKECKDVTEFGDELGRLVDDMFASQRTAEGVGLAANQIGVDLKVFVYDCQDDQGVRHVGVVCNPKPVDLPADRRQLDESNEGCLSVPTAYAPLARPDYAEVTGQDEKGNPIRVRGTGYFARCLQHETDHLYGYLYIDRLSKRDRKDALRQMAENEPRYAVVAND, from the coding sequence ATGGCGCAGCAGGAAACCGATCAGCAGCACGTGGGCGTGCTCCCCGTGGACGACGACGGCTTCGTCATCGACACCGAGGACGCCGAGGAGCGCGAGACCGCCTACCGCGAGCGCGGCACCTCGCGTCCGATCACGGTGGTCGGGAACCCGGTGCTGCACAAGGAGTGCAAGGACGTCACCGAGTTCGGGGACGAACTCGGCCGGCTGGTCGACGACATGTTCGCGAGCCAGCGCACGGCCGAGGGCGTGGGCCTGGCGGCCAATCAGATCGGTGTCGACCTGAAGGTCTTCGTCTACGACTGCCAGGACGACCAGGGTGTCCGGCACGTCGGTGTGGTCTGCAACCCGAAGCCGGTCGACCTGCCCGCCGACCGGCGCCAGCTGGACGAGAGCAACGAGGGCTGCCTGTCGGTGCCGACCGCCTACGCGCCGCTCGCCCGTCCCGACTACGCCGAGGTCACCGGGCAGGACGAGAAGGGCAACCCGATCCGGGTGCGCGGTACGGGCTACTTCGCGCGCTGCCTCCAGCACGAGACGGACCACCTGTACGGCTACCTGTACATCGACCGGCTCTCCAAGCGCGACCGCAAGGACGCGCTGCGGCAGATGGCCGAGAACGAGCCGCGCTACGCGGTCGTGGCGAACGACTGA
- the cyc1 gene encoding epi-isozizaene synthase: MHAFSYGSSSTALAVPPALSLPVIESEFPRQLHPYWPRLQENTRTWLLEKRLMPADKVEEYADGLCYTDLMAGYYTGASDEVLQAIADYSAWFFVWDDRHDRDVVHGRAGSWRKLRFRLHAALDAPRDHLHHKDPLVAGFADSMVRLYSFLGENWNKRFALHFHAVIDAYDQEFRNRISGTVPTVAEYLELRRLTFAHRIWTDLLEASAGLELPAEVRLHPAFQRAALLSQEFAAWYNDLCSLPKEIAGDEVHNLGISLIHHQGLTLEEAVAELRRRVEECVRQFLVAEKDVSRLAVLLADGTVRGKETSAAVSACLTNMRNWFSSVYWFHHESGRYMVDSWDDRSTPPYVNNEAAGGK, from the coding sequence GTGCACGCTTTCTCATACGGCTCTTCATCGACAGCGCTCGCGGTTCCACCGGCGCTCTCTCTCCCGGTGATCGAGTCCGAGTTTCCCCGTCAACTGCACCCGTATTGGCCGAGGCTCCAGGAGAACACCAGGACCTGGCTCCTCGAAAAACGGCTGATGCCCGCGGACAAGGTCGAGGAGTACGCCGACGGCCTGTGCTACACGGACCTCATGGCGGGCTACTACACAGGCGCCTCCGACGAGGTCCTCCAGGCGATAGCGGACTACAGCGCGTGGTTCTTCGTCTGGGACGACCGGCACGACCGCGACGTCGTCCACGGCCGGGCCGGCTCCTGGCGGAAGCTCAGGTTCCGGCTTCATGCGGCCCTCGACGCACCCAGAGACCACCTGCACCACAAGGATCCCCTGGTCGCGGGGTTCGCGGACAGCATGGTGCGGCTGTACTCGTTCCTCGGCGAGAACTGGAACAAGCGGTTCGCACTCCACTTCCACGCGGTGATCGACGCGTACGACCAGGAGTTCAGGAACCGGATCTCCGGCACCGTTCCCACGGTCGCGGAATATCTCGAACTCCGCCGGCTCACTTTCGCGCACCGGATCTGGACCGACCTTCTGGAGGCGAGTGCGGGCCTGGAACTCCCCGCCGAAGTGCGTCTGCATCCCGCATTCCAGCGGGCGGCGTTGCTCAGTCAGGAATTCGCCGCCTGGTACAACGACCTGTGTTCACTTCCCAAAGAAATAGCGGGCGACGAGGTCCACAATCTCGGAATCAGTCTCATTCATCATCAGGGGCTGACACTCGAAGAAGCCGTCGCCGAACTGAGGCGACGGGTCGAGGAATGCGTGCGGCAATTCCTCGTCGCGGAGAAGGACGTGTCCAGGCTCGCCGTATTACTCGCCGACGGCACGGTCCGGGGAAAAGAGACGAGCGCCGCCGTCAGTGCGTGCCTCACCAACATGCGGAACTGGTTCAGCTCCGTGTACTGGTTCCACCACGAGTCGGGCCGGTACATGGTCGACAGCTGGGACGACCGCTCCACACCCCCGTACGTCAACAATGAAGCGGCAGGTGGGAAATGA
- a CDS encoding cytochrome P450: protein MTVDSVRPEVPEARELSVPPLAGGGVPLLGHGWKLVRDPLGFLAGLRDHGDVVRLRMGPKTVYAVTTPALTGALALSPDYEIGGPLWESLEGLLGKQGVATANGSQHRRQRRTIQPAFRADIVPEYGPIMEEESRAFAERWASGAAVDCTSESFRVAVRVAARCLLRGRFMDERAERLSLALATVFRGMYRRMVIPAGPLYRLPLPSIRAFDRALADLHALVDEIIDERRASGQKPDDLLTALLEAKNDDGDPIDEQEIHDQVVAILTPGSETIASTIMWLLQVLTEHPEQADKVAAEVRSVAGDRPVGFEDVRKLSHTNNVVVEAMRLRPAVWILTRRAVAETELGGYRIPAGADIVYSPYAIQRDPRSYQEHLDFDPDRWLPERSAGIPKYAMRPFSVGNRKCPSDHFSMALLSLITATVASRWRFEAVSGSSDATRVGITLRPHDLRLRATPR from the coding sequence ATGACCGTCGATTCGGTACGACCCGAGGTGCCCGAGGCGCGGGAGCTGTCCGTCCCGCCCCTCGCCGGAGGCGGGGTGCCCCTGCTGGGGCACGGCTGGAAACTGGTCCGCGACCCGCTGGGCTTCCTGGCCGGGCTGCGCGACCACGGTGACGTCGTCCGGCTCAGGATGGGCCCCAAGACGGTGTACGCCGTCACCACCCCGGCGCTCACCGGCGCGCTGGCGCTCAGTCCCGACTACGAGATCGGCGGCCCCCTGTGGGAGTCGCTCGAAGGGCTGCTGGGCAAGCAGGGGGTCGCCACGGCCAACGGATCGCAGCACCGGCGCCAGCGCCGGACCATCCAGCCCGCGTTCCGGGCCGACATCGTCCCCGAGTACGGGCCGATCATGGAGGAGGAGTCGCGGGCGTTCGCGGAGCGCTGGGCGAGCGGCGCCGCGGTCGACTGCACCTCCGAGTCGTTCCGCGTCGCGGTCCGTGTCGCCGCCCGCTGTCTGCTCCGCGGCCGGTTCATGGACGAGCGCGCCGAGCGATTGAGCCTCGCGCTCGCCACCGTCTTCCGCGGCATGTACCGCCGTATGGTGATACCGGCGGGGCCGCTCTACCGGCTCCCGCTTCCCTCCATACGCGCATTCGACCGCGCATTGGCCGATCTGCATGCGCTGGTCGACGAGATCATCGACGAGCGGCGGGCATCTGGTCAAAAGCCGGACGATTTGCTGACGGCATTGCTGGAAGCGAAGAACGACGACGGCGACCCCATAGACGAACAGGAGATCCACGACCAAGTCGTCGCGATACTGACCCCCGGCAGCGAAACCATAGCCTCCACGATCATGTGGTTGCTGCAAGTCCTGACGGAACATCCGGAACAGGCGGACAAAGTGGCCGCGGAGGTCCGATCCGTCGCGGGGGACCGGCCCGTCGGATTCGAGGACGTCCGGAAGCTGTCGCACACGAACAATGTCGTCGTCGAGGCGATGCGTTTACGCCCCGCCGTATGGATATTGACGCGGCGCGCGGTGGCCGAAACCGAGCTGGGCGGCTATCGCATTCCGGCCGGTGCCGACATCGTCTACAGCCCGTACGCGATACAGCGCGACCCCCGCTCGTACCAGGAGCATCTGGATTTCGATCCCGACCGCTGGCTTCCGGAACGCTCCGCCGGCATTCCGAAGTACGCGATGCGCCCGTTCAGCGTGGGCAACCGCAAGTGCCCGAGTGACCACTTCTCGATGGCACTGCTCTCCCTGATCACCGCGACCGTGGCGTCCCGGTGGCGCTTCGAGGCGGTGTCCGGGTCCAGCGACGCGACCCGCGTCGGCATCACCCTGCGGCCCCACGACCTGCGCCTGAGGGCCACGCCGCGCTGA
- a CDS encoding putative Ig domain-containing protein: MRSQRPIPAGRPARSLRRLLTTALPALALGLAGFTAAPPASAQPAPAPHVSRTTQNARALTDPSRQTVHATGRAGQKVATKHLCAEASKPGQMSCFAQRRTDIAQKLAAKVSPDAAAAVSGLSPANLHSAYNLPSTGGSGMTVAVVDAYNDPNAASDLATYRSQYGLSACTVASGCFKQVSQTGSTTSLPTNDTGWAGEEALDIDMVSAVCPNCNIILVEASSANDSDLGIAENEAVALGAKFVSNSWGGSESSSQTSEDTSYFKHPGVAITVSSGDSAYGAEYPATSQYVTAVGGTALSTSSGTRGWTESVWKTSSTEGTGSGCSAYDAKPAWQTDTGCTKRMEADVSAVADPATGVAVYDTYGGSGWAVYGGTSASSPIIAGVYALAGTPGSSDYPAKYPYSHTSNLYDVTSGNNGSCSTSYFCTAGTGYDGPTGWGTPNGTAAFTSGTSTGNTVTVTNPGSQSTATGGSASLQISASDSAGATLTYSATGLPTGLSISSSTGLISGTASTAGTYAVTVTAKDSTGASGSASFTWTVSTSGGGTCTSAQLLGNQGFESGATVWSETSGVITNDTGEATHAGSYDAWLDGYGSTHTDTLSQSVTVPSGCKATFTFYLHIDTAETSTSTAYDKLTVTAGSTTLATYSNLNKATGYAQKSFDLSSFAGSTVTLKFSGVEDSSLQTSFVVDDTALTTS, encoded by the coding sequence ATGCGTTCCCAGCGCCCGATACCCGCCGGCAGACCGGCCCGGAGCCTGCGAAGACTCCTCACCACCGCCCTCCCCGCCCTGGCGCTCGGCCTGGCCGGGTTCACCGCGGCCCCGCCCGCGAGCGCGCAGCCCGCGCCGGCCCCCCACGTATCGCGCACCACCCAGAACGCCCGGGCCCTCACCGACCCCTCCCGGCAGACGGTCCACGCGACCGGCAGGGCCGGCCAGAAGGTCGCGACCAAGCACCTGTGCGCCGAGGCGTCCAAGCCCGGCCAGATGTCCTGCTTCGCCCAGCGCCGTACCGACATCGCGCAGAAGCTCGCGGCGAAGGTCTCCCCCGACGCCGCCGCCGCGGTGTCCGGCCTCAGCCCGGCCAACCTGCACAGCGCCTACAACCTGCCCTCGACGGGCGGCTCCGGCATGACGGTCGCCGTGGTCGACGCCTACAACGACCCCAACGCGGCCTCCGACCTGGCCACCTACCGCTCGCAGTACGGGCTGTCCGCCTGCACCGTGGCGAGCGGCTGCTTCAAGCAGGTCAGCCAGACGGGCTCGACCACCTCGCTGCCGACGAACGACACCGGCTGGGCGGGTGAGGAGGCGCTCGACATCGACATGGTCAGCGCCGTCTGCCCCAACTGCAACATCATCCTCGTCGAGGCGAGCTCCGCGAACGACTCCGACCTCGGCATCGCGGAGAACGAGGCGGTCGCGCTGGGCGCGAAGTTCGTCTCCAACAGCTGGGGCGGCTCCGAGTCCTCCTCGCAGACCAGCGAGGACACCTCGTACTTCAAGCACCCGGGTGTCGCCATCACCGTCTCCTCGGGCGACTCCGCCTACGGCGCCGAGTACCCGGCGACCTCCCAGTACGTGACCGCCGTCGGCGGAACCGCGCTGAGCACCTCCTCCGGCACCCGCGGCTGGACCGAGTCGGTCTGGAAGACCAGCAGCACCGAGGGCACCGGCTCGGGCTGCTCCGCCTACGACGCCAAGCCCGCCTGGCAGACCGACACCGGCTGCACCAAGCGCATGGAGGCCGACGTCTCCGCGGTGGCCGACCCCGCCACCGGCGTGGCGGTCTACGACACCTACGGCGGCTCCGGCTGGGCGGTCTACGGCGGCACCAGCGCCTCCTCGCCCATCATCGCGGGCGTGTACGCGCTCGCCGGCACCCCCGGCTCCAGCGACTACCCGGCGAAGTACCCCTACTCCCACACCTCGAACCTGTACGACGTGACCAGCGGCAACAACGGCTCCTGCTCCACGTCGTACTTCTGCACCGCGGGCACCGGCTACGACGGCCCGACCGGCTGGGGCACCCCCAACGGCACGGCCGCCTTCACCTCGGGCACCAGCACCGGCAACACCGTGACCGTCACCAACCCGGGCAGCCAGTCCACGGCCACCGGCGGCTCGGCGAGCCTCCAGATCTCGGCGAGCGACAGCGCGGGCGCGACCCTCACCTACAGCGCCACCGGACTGCCGACCGGTCTGTCGATCAGCAGCTCGACCGGTCTGATCTCCGGCACCGCGAGCACCGCGGGCACCTACGCGGTCACCGTCACGGCGAAGGACAGCACGGGCGCCTCCGGTTCGGCCTCGTTCACCTGGACCGTCAGCACCTCGGGCGGCGGCACCTGCACCTCGGCGCAGCTGCTCGGCAACCAGGGCTTCGAGTCCGGCGCCACCGTGTGGAGCGAGACCAGCGGTGTCATCACCAATGACACCGGCGAGGCCACGCACGCCGGCTCCTACGACGCCTGGCTCGACGGGTACGGCTCGACCCACACCGACACGCTGTCCCAGTCGGTGACCGTCCCCAGCGGCTGCAAGGCCACGTTCACCTTCTACCTGCACATCGACACGGCCGAGACCAGCACCAGCACGGCCTACGACAAGCTCACCGTCACCGCGGGCTCCACCACGCTCGCGACCTACTCCAACCTCAACAAGGCGACGGGCTACGCGCAGAAGAGCTTCGACCTGTCCTCCTTCGCCGGTTCGACCGTCACGCTGAAGTTCAGCGGCGTCGAGGACTCCTCGCTCCAGACCAGCTTCGTCGTGGACGACACCGCCCTGACGACCAGCTGA
- a CDS encoding ribonucleotide-diphosphate reductase subunit beta — MSSTEKNLLDPGFELTLRPMRYPDFYERYRDAIKNTWTVEEVDLHSDVADLAKLTPGEQHMIGRLVAFFATGDSIVANNLVLTLYKHINSPEARLYLSRQLFEEAVHVQFYLTLLDTYLPDPEDRSAAFDAVENIPSIREKAQFCFKWMDSVEKLDRLETKADRRRFLLNLICFAACIEGLFFYGAFAYVYWFRSRGLLHGLATGTNWVFRDETMHMSFAFEVVDTVRKEEPELFDDLLQEQVTDMLREAVEAELQFGRDLCGEGLPGMNTDSMRQYLECVADQRLQRLGFAPVYGSENPFSFMELQGVQELTNFFERRPSAYQVAVEGTVDFDEDF; from the coding sequence ATGAGCTCAACCGAGAAGAACCTGCTCGACCCGGGCTTCGAACTCACCCTGCGTCCCATGCGCTACCCGGACTTCTACGAGCGCTACCGGGACGCGATCAAGAACACCTGGACCGTCGAGGAGGTCGACCTCCACTCGGACGTGGCCGACCTCGCGAAGCTGACGCCGGGCGAGCAGCACATGATCGGCCGGCTGGTCGCGTTCTTCGCGACGGGCGACTCGATCGTGGCGAACAACCTGGTGCTGACGCTGTACAAGCACATCAACTCCCCCGAGGCGCGGCTGTATCTGAGCCGTCAGCTCTTCGAGGAGGCGGTGCACGTCCAGTTCTATCTGACGCTGCTCGACACCTACCTTCCCGACCCCGAGGACCGCTCGGCGGCCTTCGACGCGGTCGAGAACATCCCCTCCATCCGCGAGAAGGCGCAGTTCTGCTTCAAGTGGATGGACTCGGTGGAGAAGCTGGACCGGCTGGAGACCAAGGCGGACCGCCGCCGCTTCCTGCTGAACCTGATCTGCTTCGCCGCGTGCATCGAGGGGCTCTTCTTCTACGGGGCGTTCGCGTACGTCTACTGGTTCCGCAGCCGGGGTCTGCTGCACGGCCTGGCGACGGGCACCAACTGGGTGTTCCGCGACGAGACGATGCACATGAGCTTCGCCTTCGAGGTCGTCGACACCGTCCGCAAGGAGGAGCCGGAGCTCTTCGACGACCTGCTCCAGGAGCAGGTGACCGACATGCTGCGCGAGGCCGTCGAGGCCGAGCTCCAGTTCGGCCGTGACCTGTGCGGCGAGGGCCTGCCGGGCATGAACACCGACTCGATGCGGCAGTACCTGGAGTGCGTGGCGGACCAGCGCCTCCAGCGGCTGGGCTTCGCCCCGGTGTACGGCTCCGAGAACCCGTTCTCGTTCATGGAGCTCCAGGGTGTCCAGGAACTGACCAACTTCTTCGAGCGCCGGCCCTCCGCGTACCAGGTCGCGGTGGAGGGCACCGTCGACTTCGACGAGGACTTCTGA
- a CDS encoding ribonucleoside-diphosphate reductase subunit alpha, which translates to MTIAPADPASVTAQQAPVETDGPGTVLLRTLTDLTADLPDADPGRVAAAALRGRSARADEAELRELATEAAAGLISEDPAYSRLAARLLAVTIAAEAASQGVTTFSESVAVGHREGLIADRTAAFVELHTDRLDTLIDTEGDDRFGYFGLRTLHSRYLLRHPITRKVVETPQHFMLRVASGLAEDDTVRSVDEVAALYRLMSRLDYLPSSPTLFNSGTRHPQMSSCYLLDSPLDELDSIYDRYHQVARLSKHAGGIGLSYSRIRSRGSLIRGTNGHSNGIVPFLKTLDASVAAVNQGGRRKGAAAVYLETWHSDIEEFLELRDNTGEDARRTHNLNLAHWIPDEFMRRVNEDGVWSLFSPADVPELVDLWGDEFDAAYRKAEEAGLARKTIPARDLYGRMMRTLAQTGNGWMTFKDAANRTANQTAEPGHTVHSSNLCTEILEVTDDGETAVCNLGSVNLGAFVTGGDIDWERLDQTVRTAVTFLDRVVDINFYPTEQAGRSNAKWRPVGLGAMGLQDVFFKLRIPFDSPEARALSTRIAERIMLASYEASADLAERNGPLPAWEKTRTARGVLHPDHFDVELNWPERWAALRQRIAEVGMRNSLLLAIAPTATIASIAGVYECIEPQVSNLFKRETLSGEFLQVNSYLVAELKALGVWDAQTREALRESSGSVQGFTWVPQDVRDLYRTAWEIPQRGLIDMAAARTPFLDQAQSLNLFLETPTIGKLSSMYSYAWKAGLKTTYYLRSRPATRIARAAQAQARPETVIPVQQAADPDAVACSLENPESCEACQ; encoded by the coding sequence GTGACCATCGCGCCAGCCGATCCGGCTTCAGTGACCGCGCAGCAGGCCCCGGTGGAGACCGACGGTCCCGGAACCGTGCTGCTGCGGACCCTGACGGATCTGACCGCCGACCTCCCCGACGCCGACCCCGGCCGGGTCGCCGCCGCGGCGCTGCGGGGCCGGTCCGCCCGTGCCGACGAGGCCGAGCTGCGCGAACTGGCCACCGAGGCGGCCGCGGGCCTCATCTCCGAGGACCCCGCCTACTCGCGGCTCGCCGCCCGGCTGCTCGCGGTCACCATCGCCGCGGAGGCCGCCTCCCAGGGCGTCACCACCTTCTCCGAGTCGGTCGCCGTCGGCCACCGCGAGGGCCTGATCGCCGACCGTACGGCCGCGTTCGTGGAGCTGCACACGGACCGCCTCGACACGCTGATCGACACCGAGGGCGACGACCGCTTCGGCTACTTCGGACTGCGCACGCTGCACAGCCGCTACCTGCTCCGGCACCCGATCACCCGCAAGGTCGTCGAGACCCCCCAGCACTTCATGCTGCGGGTGGCCTCCGGTCTCGCGGAGGACGACACCGTCCGCTCGGTGGACGAGGTCGCCGCGCTCTACCGGCTCATGAGCCGCCTCGACTACCTGCCCTCCTCCCCCACGCTCTTCAACTCCGGTACGCGGCACCCCCAGATGTCGTCCTGCTACCTCCTCGACTCCCCGCTGGACGAGCTGGACTCCATCTACGACCGCTACCACCAGGTGGCTCGGCTGTCGAAGCACGCCGGCGGCATCGGCCTGTCGTACTCCCGTATCCGCAGCCGCGGTTCGCTGATCCGCGGCACCAACGGGCACTCCAACGGCATCGTCCCGTTCCTGAAGACGCTCGACGCCTCGGTGGCCGCGGTGAACCAGGGCGGCCGGCGCAAGGGCGCGGCCGCGGTCTACCTGGAGACCTGGCACTCCGACATCGAGGAGTTCCTGGAGCTGCGCGACAACACCGGTGAGGACGCCCGGCGTACGCACAACCTAAACCTCGCGCACTGGATCCCGGACGAGTTCATGCGCCGGGTGAACGAGGACGGCGTCTGGTCGCTGTTCTCCCCCGCCGACGTGCCGGAGCTGGTCGACCTGTGGGGCGACGAGTTCGACGCGGCCTACCGCAAGGCCGAGGAGGCGGGCCTCGCCCGCAAGACGATCCCGGCCCGCGACCTCTACGGCCGCATGATGCGCACCCTCGCGCAGACCGGCAACGGCTGGATGACCTTCAAGGACGCCGCCAACCGGACCGCCAACCAGACGGCGGAGCCTGGCCACACGGTCCACTCCTCGAACCTGTGCACCGAGATCCTGGAGGTCACGGACGACGGCGAGACGGCGGTCTGCAACCTGGGCTCGGTCAACCTCGGCGCGTTCGTGACCGGCGGGGACATCGACTGGGAGCGGCTCGATCAGACCGTGCGCACCGCGGTGACCTTCCTCGACCGCGTGGTGGACATCAACTTCTACCCCACCGAGCAGGCGGGCCGCTCCAACGCCAAGTGGCGCCCGGTCGGCCTCGGCGCGATGGGCCTTCAGGACGTCTTCTTCAAGCTGCGGATCCCCTTCGACTCGCCCGAGGCCCGCGCGCTGTCCACCCGGATCGCCGAGCGGATCATGCTCGCCTCGTACGAGGCCTCCGCGGACCTCGCCGAGCGCAACGGTCCGCTCCCGGCCTGGGAGAAGACCCGTACCGCCCGCGGCGTGCTGCACCCGGACCACTTCGACGTCGAGCTGAACTGGCCGGAGCGCTGGGCGGCCCTGCGGCAGCGGATCGCCGAGGTCGGCATGCGCAACTCGCTGCTGCTCGCCATCGCGCCGACCGCCACCATCGCGTCCATCGCGGGCGTGTACGAGTGCATCGAGCCGCAGGTGTCGAACCTGTTCAAGCGCGAGACGCTGTCGGGTGAGTTCCTCCAGGTCAACTCGTACCTGGTGGCCGAGCTGAAGGCGCTCGGCGTGTGGGACGCGCAGACCCGTGAGGCGCTGCGCGAGTCCAGCGGCTCGGTGCAGGGCTTCACCTGGGTCCCGCAGGACGTCCGCGACCTGTACCGCACGGCGTGGGAGATCCCGCAGCGCGGTCTGATCGACATGGCCGCCGCCCGCACCCCCTTCCTGGACCAGGCCCAGTCGCTGAACCTGTTCCTGGAGACGCCGACCATCGGCAAGCTCTCCTCGATGTACTCCTACGCCTGGAAGGCGGGCCTGAAGACGACGTACTACCTGCGTTCGCGCCCGGCGACGCGCATCGCCCGCGCGGCCCAGGCGCAGGCGCGCCCCGAGACCGTCATCCCCGTCCAGCAGGCCGCCGACCCCGACGCCGTCGCCTGCTCCCTTGAGAACCCCGAGTCCTGCGAGGCCTGCCAGTAA
- a CDS encoding GNAT family N-acetyltransferase — translation MDIVIRPARPEEYPVIGEITARAYLGDGLLDFGESDAYLGRLRDVESRAAVAEVLAAVEGDRVLGSVTFVADSGPMADFARPGEAEIRMLAVAREARGRGAGEALVRACVARARALEGCTRLVLSTQRTMRGAHRLYERVGFTRTPDRDWNPLPELDDIRLLTYELAFRHAA, via the coding sequence ATGGACATCGTCATCCGGCCGGCGCGGCCCGAGGAGTACCCCGTCATCGGCGAGATCACGGCCCGGGCCTATCTCGGGGACGGGCTGCTCGACTTCGGGGAGAGCGACGCGTACCTCGGAAGGCTGCGGGACGTCGAGAGCCGGGCGGCCGTCGCCGAGGTGCTCGCGGCCGTCGAGGGGGACCGGGTGCTCGGCAGTGTGACCTTCGTTGCGGACTCCGGGCCCATGGCCGACTTCGCGCGCCCCGGGGAGGCCGAGATCCGGATGCTGGCGGTCGCGCGCGAGGCGCGCGGCCGGGGCGCGGGCGAGGCCCTCGTGCGCGCCTGCGTCGCGCGGGCACGGGCCCTGGAGGGCTGCACGCGGCTCGTGCTGTCCACCCAGCGCACCATGCGCGGCGCCCACCGCCTCTACGAGCGCGTCGGCTTCACCCGTACCCCGGACCGCGACTGGAACCCCCTTCCGGAGCTCGACGACATCCGGCTGCTCACCTACGAGTTGGCGTTCCGGCACGCTGCGTAG